A part of Cryptococcus gattii WM276 chromosome G, complete sequence genomic DNA contains:
- a CDS encoding Glycine-rich RNA binding protein, putative (Similar to TIGR gene model, INSD accession AAW44674.1), which produces MSASKVYVGNLSWNSTDDTLLQVFSAYGTVTDCIVMKDRETGRSRGFGFVTYGSPQEAEAAIAAMNEQELDGRRVRVNMANSRGSGGGGGGYGGGYNSGYGGGYQQQGGYQQGGGFNQGYGGGYGGSGYGGGAQGGYGGGYGGQQGGYEQGGYGGNQGFDAQQGYGGQQQGGYNGGY; this is translated from the exons ATGTCTGCTTCCAAGGTTTACGTCG GCAACCTTTCGTGGAACTCCACCGATGACACTCTTCTCCAG GTCTTCTCCGCTTACGGTACTGTCACCGAC TGCATCGTTATGAAGGACCGTGAGACTGGCCGTTCCCGAGGTTTCGGTTTTGTT ACCTACGGCTCCCCTCAGGAGGCTGAGGCTGCCATTGCCGCTATGAACGAGCAGGAGCTCGACGGCCGACGTGTCCGA GTCAACATGGCCAACTCTCGTGGCtctggtggtggtggcggtggcTACGGTGGCGGTTACAACTCCGGCT ACGGCGGTGGTTACCAGCAACAAGGCGGCTACCAGCAGGGTGGCGGTTTCAACCAGGGCT ACGGCGGTGGTTACGGCGGCTCCGGCTACGGTGGCGGTGCCCAGGGCGGTTACGGTGGTGGCT ACGGCGGCCAGCAGGGTGGCTACGAGCAGGGCG GCTATGGTGGTAACCAGGGCTTTGATGCCCAGCAGGGCTACGGAG GCCAACAACAGGGTGGCTACAACGGTGGCTACTAA